In one window of Fibrobacter sp. DNA:
- the ccsA gene encoding cytochrome c biogenesis protein CcsA, producing MRKFASLLRKFASIKVTCGLLVAFLLLTFWGILGQAAAGNDGAAAATERFFGSYFIWTMGVVPLPALKSLAVVGALHLIASMMYRMPSGWRNLGLYGMHIALLVLLVGSLVGSEFRQEFNGFRAVPAVGELADVKTPQKITYYTVDDSLNTSSVEVGEGYPYFTFYKGQVDMMGVKVDLYTATYDPFHFVPYVFMILFLLSAAFHYVAKVRGSRGNRAGTGTIAAKTLSVFLIAMVGFVCAPSAQANQMILVGENYRPFDSFARGVLDDFSGRVTYKCRQTDSCHGKISASEVVGKIGAGSADAAEFRLFKVLRADVQNALNIPESDRYVSYNQLKKYGNELEVYASRNDDHPATLEMKRLLANVHLFEAIQRGDFRKADATPEQKKTFKAEVFYNHANFALIAFILAFIGCVLAAVNSLFKKRALDIAANSAAAAVAATLAVTFILRFYIAARPPLSSLYEIVLLVALLLEAFEFGAFLFCKKRTFSLIIPVTAMAAVLLFFAKFILEPGDLFQPIPAVLNSGVFLTLHVFSIALGYVGMILSGVVAHLHLFRLGRISSLEHQTSNLAPLLYATLVFGGVFTTIGTLLGGVWADFAWGRFWGFDPKECGALFVVLWSMLLLHLRGGRLVSEKGFALLNCFNVIITFLCWFGINLLGVGLHSYGFQNGTVMWLLIFILADLGVIFYLNSHNRGTLKL from the coding sequence CATGGGGGTGGTGCCGCTGCCGGCTTTGAAGTCGCTGGCTGTGGTGGGTGCGCTTCACCTGATTGCCTCCATGATGTACCGAATGCCCTCGGGTTGGCGGAATCTGGGACTTTATGGAATGCACATTGCCCTATTGGTTCTTCTGGTAGGAAGCCTCGTGGGTTCCGAATTTCGCCAAGAGTTTAACGGCTTCCGTGCGGTTCCTGCCGTAGGCGAATTGGCGGACGTCAAGACCCCGCAAAAGATTACCTATTACACCGTTGACGACAGCTTGAATACAAGCTCTGTTGAAGTTGGGGAGGGCTATCCCTACTTTACGTTCTACAAAGGTCAGGTGGATATGATGGGTGTGAAGGTGGACCTTTATACGGCTACCTACGATCCTTTCCATTTCGTGCCTTACGTGTTCATGATTCTTTTCTTGCTGAGCGCTGCGTTTCATTATGTGGCGAAGGTCCGCGGTAGTCGTGGGAACCGCGCAGGGACGGGAACAATTGCTGCAAAGACACTATCGGTGTTCCTGATCGCTATGGTGGGCTTTGTTTGTGCGCCTTCAGCCCAAGCTAATCAAATGATTCTTGTTGGCGAAAACTACCGCCCCTTTGATTCTTTTGCCCGTGGTGTTCTTGATGATTTTTCTGGACGCGTGACTTATAAATGCCGCCAGACAGATTCTTGCCATGGTAAAATTTCTGCAAGCGAAGTTGTTGGAAAAATTGGTGCAGGTTCCGCTGATGCTGCTGAATTTCGCTTGTTTAAGGTTCTTCGCGCCGATGTTCAAAATGCTTTGAATATTCCTGAAAGTGATCGATATGTAAGCTATAACCAGCTGAAAAAATATGGCAACGAACTTGAAGTTTATGCAAGCCGCAATGATGATCATCCTGCCACATTGGAAATGAAACGTTTGCTTGCCAATGTGCATCTTTTTGAAGCTATTCAGCGTGGCGATTTTAGGAAGGCGGATGCGACTCCCGAGCAAAAGAAAACCTTTAAGGCAGAAGTTTTCTACAACCACGCCAACTTTGCCTTGATCGCGTTCATCCTAGCTTTCATCGGTTGTGTCTTGGCTGCAGTCAATTCCCTTTTCAAAAAGCGCGCCCTTGATATTGCGGCGAATTCTGCGGCTGCTGCTGTAGCTGCGACTCTCGCAGTTACTTTTATCCTTCGTTTTTACATTGCCGCCCGTCCGCCGCTTTCTAGTTTGTACGAAATCGTGCTGTTGGTGGCCTTGCTTTTGGAAGCCTTTGAATTCGGTGCATTCCTGTTTTGCAAAAAAAGAACTTTCTCTTTAATCATCCCTGTAACGGCCATGGCCGCGGTGCTTTTGTTCTTTGCCAAGTTTATCTTGGAACCGGGCGATTTGTTCCAGCCTATTCCTGCTGTTTTGAATTCTGGAGTGTTCCTGACCCTTCACGTTTTCTCCATCGCTTTGGGCTACGTGGGTATGATTCTTTCTGGTGTTGTGGCCCATCTGCATCTGTTTCGTTTGGGCCGAATTTCTTCCCTTGAGCATCAAACCTCGAACCTCGCGCCTCTCCTTTACGCCACCCTCGTTTTCGGCGGAGTTTTCACCACCATCGGAACCCTTTTAGGTGGGGTGTGGGCGGATTTTGCCTGGGGCCGTTTCTGGGGCTTTGACCCTAAGGAATGCGGTGCCCTCTTTGTGGTACTTTGGTCCATGCTTCTGTTGCATTTGCGTGGTGGCCGCCTTGTCAGCGAAAAAGGTTTCGCCTTGCTCAATTGCTTTAACGTGATTATCACATTCCTTTGCTGGTTTGGAATTAACCTTTTGGGTGTGGGGCTCCACAGTTACGGATTCCAGAACGGAACGGTAATGTGGCTTTTAATCTTTATTCTAGCTGATCTTGGTGTGATTTTTTATTTGAATAGTCATAACCGGGGAACTTTAAAATTATGA